A genomic stretch from Numida meleagris isolate 19003 breed g44 Domestic line chromosome 2, NumMel1.0, whole genome shotgun sequence includes:
- the YTHDF3 gene encoding YTH domain-containing family protein 3 — protein sequence MSATSVDQRPKGQGNKVSVQNGSIHQKDAVNDDDFEPYLSSQTNQSNSYPPMSDPYMPSYYAPSIGFPYSLGEAAWSTAGDPPMPYLTTYGQMSNGEHHYIPDGVFSQPGALGNTPPFLGQHGFNFFPGNADFSTWGTSGSQGQSTQSSAYSSSYGYPPSSLGRAIADGQAGFGSDTLSKVPGISSIEQGMTGLKIGGDMTAAVTKTVGSALSNTGMTSIAANSVPPVSSSAPKPTSWAAIARKPAKPQPKLKPKGNVGIGGPAVPPPPIKHNMNIGTWDDKGSVVKAPPAQPVLPPQTIIQQPQPLIQPPTLVQSQLPQQQPQPQQPQQQQGPQQQAQPHQLQQQQLQNRWVAPRNRGVGFSQNNGAGSENFGLGVVSVSSSPSGVEVHPVLEKLKAINNYNPKDFDWNLKNGRVFIIKSYSEDDIHRSIKYSIWCSTEHGNKRLDAAYRSLNGKGPLYLLFSVNGSGHFCGVAEMKSVVDYNAYAGVWSQDKWKGKFDVKWIFVKDVPNNQLRHIRLENNDNKPVTNSRDTQEVPLEKAKQVLKIIATFKHTTSIFDDFAHYEKRQEEEEAMRRERNRNKQ from the exons ATGTCAGCCACCAGCGTCGACCAG AGACCTAAAGGACAGGGAAATAAAG TTTCAGTACAAAACGGTTCGATTCATCAAAAGGATGCAGTAAACGATGATGATTTTGAGCCATATCTAAGTAGTCAGACAAATCAG AGTAACAGCTATCCACCAATGTCAGACCCATATATGCCTAGTTATTATGCTCCATCCATTGGATTTCCATACTCTTTAGGCGAAGCAGCATGGTCAACCGCAGGTGACCCTCCAATGCCATACTTGACAACTTATGGACAGATGAGTAATGGTGAACACCATTACATACCTGATGGTGTATTTAGTCAACCTGGGGCATTAGGAAACACCCCTCCATTTCTTGGGCAGcatggatttaatttttttcccgGGAATGCAGACTTCTCTACATGGGGGACGAGTGGATCTCAGGGACAATCAACGCAAAGCTCTGCTTACAGCAGCAGCTATGGCTATCCACCTAGTTCTCTTGGGAGAGCCATAGCAGATGGACAGGCTGGATTTGGCAGTGATACTCTGAGCAAGGTGCCTGGGATTAGCAGCATTGAGCAAGGCATGACTGGACTGAAAATTGGTGGAGATATGACAGCTGCTGTAACAAAAACTGTAGGTTCAGCTCTGAGCAATACAGGTATGACAAGTATTGCAGCCAACAGTGTGCCCCCAGTTAGCAGTTCAGCACCTAAACCAACCTCATGGGCTGCCATTGCAAGGAAGCCTGCTAAACCTCAGCCGAAACTCAAGCCTAAAGGTAATGTGGGCATTGGGGGCCCTGCTGTACCACCACCACCTATAAAACACAACATGAATATTGGAACTTGGGATGACAAAGGGTCAGTGGTAAAAGCACCCCCAGCCCAACCAGTACTGCCTCCTCAGACTATAATccagcagcctcagccattAATTCAACCACCAACACTGGTGCAAAGCCAACTGCCTCAACAGCAGCCTCAGCCACAGCAACCACAACAGCAACAAGGACCTCAGCAGCAGGCCCAGCCTCACcagttgcagcagcagcagttgcaAAACCGCTGGGTAGCGCCTCGTAATAGAGGTGTGGGCTTCAGCCAGAACAACGGAGCTGGTAGTGAAAACTTTGGTTTAGGTGTTGTATCCGTCAGCTCCTCACCTTCTGGTGTGGAagtgcacccagtgctggagaaaCTAAAGGCCATAAACAACTACAATCCCAAAGACTTCGATTGGAACCTGAAGAATGGACGTGTGTTTATAATCAAAAGTTATTCAGAGGACGATATTCATCGTTCCATTAAGTACTCTATCTGGTGTAGTACTGAACATGGTAATAAGCGCTTGGATGCTGCTTACCGTTCCTTGAATGGAAAAGGCCCGCTGTATTTACTCTTCAGCGTGAATGGCAGTGGACACTTTTGTGGAGTGGCTGAGATGAAGTCTGTTGTGGACTACAATGCATATGCTGGCGTCTGGTCTCAGGATAAGTGGAAGGGCAAGTTTGATGTCAAATGGATCTTTGTCAAAGACGTTCCCAATAACCAACTGCGGCATATTCGCTTGgaaaacaatgacaacaaaCCAGTTACCAATTCGAGGGACACTCAAGAAGTACCCCTAGAAAAAGCCAAGCAAGTGCTTAAAATAATTGCTACTTTCAAGCATACCACCTCAATCTTTGATGACTTTGCACATTATGAAAAGCGtcaagaggaggaggaagccaTGCGTAGG